One genomic window of Candidatus Kuenenia stuttgartiensis includes the following:
- a CDS encoding sulfotransferase domain-containing protein: protein MTRLEAWFHTVNAYKVRYEELYSNPVETLKGIEEDRISEIVAKNSFSKKAGQIPGEEAKDSPARKGIVGDWKNYFDAECVSTFKAAYNGRWNKLLIELGYENSKNLQNNKITE, encoded by the coding sequence TTGACAAGACTTGAAGCCTGGTTTCATACAGTTAATGCCTATAAAGTCCGATATGAAGAACTCTATTCTAATCCTGTGGAAACTCTCAAAGGTATTGAAGAAGATAGAATTTCAGAAATTGTGGCAAAAAATTCTTTTAGCAAGAAAGCAGGCCAAATACCTGGAGAGGAAGCAAAAGATTCCCCTGCGAGAAAAGGAATTGTTGGAGATTGGAAAAACTATTTTGATGCTGAGTGTGTTTCTACCTTTAAAGCGGCATATAATGGGCGTTGGAATAAATTGCTTATAGAACTTGGATATGAGAATTCTAAAAACTTGCAAAATAATAAAATTACAGAATAG
- a CDS encoding toxin-antitoxin system TumE family protein, translated as MKEILDKYKDIIKKYEILVWDSEPLAYRFKAIITFMDDSRLLIKDYTFPHGRKYSFHWQDRNSHLIIRWDNAMHWKDIDTFPHHKHEKASISSSKEVTLEDILNHIYEILNDGH; from the coding sequence ATGAAGGAAATACTCGACAAATATAAAGATATTATTAAAAAATATGAAATCCTTGTTTGGGACAGCGAACCACTGGCGTATCGTTTTAAGGCAATAATTACGTTTATGGATGATTCAAGACTTCTGATAAAGGATTATACCTTTCCCCACGGACGCAAATACTCTTTTCACTGGCAAGACAGAAATAGTCATTTAATAATTCGCTGGGACAATGCAATGCACTGGAAAGACATAGATACTTTTCCACATCACAAACATGAAAAGGCCTCCATATCTTCCTCAAAAGAAGTAACGCTGGAAGATATTTTGAACCATATTTATGAGATTTTGAATGATGGACACTGA
- a CDS encoding glycosyltransferase, translating to MMLNVSIIIPTRNRAKDLKVALPPLLNQDYPILEYEIIVVDDGSTGNTREITERAALLNKNNIRYIVKQIRFSKNLHLPSLL from the coding sequence ATGATGCTTAATGTTTCCATAATAATCCCAACACGGAATCGGGCAAAAGACCTCAAAGTTGCTTTACCCCCGCTTCTCAATCAGGATTACCCCATATTAGAATACGAAATCATTGTAGTGGATGACGGCTCAACGGGCAACACAAGAGAGATAACAGAACGGGCTGCATTATTAAATAAAAATAATATCAGATATATAGTCAAACAAATAAGGTTTTCGAAAAATTTACACCTCCCGTCCCTTCTATAA
- a CDS encoding glycosyltransferase, with protein sequence MNASIIIPTRNRSKWLTSAIQSFAEQDFPSSQYEIIVVDNGSTDNTGEITERAALLNKNNIRYIYEPEPGLLSGRHRGMSEAKGEILVFVDDDIEAVNGWLSAIMAELKDESVHMVGGPSLPMYEVDPPQWVEKYYSWKDDQLTCGSLSLLNKGKERLEIDPVFVWGLNFAIRKKTLFDLGGFHPDNIPKSLQHFQGDGETGLALKMKGKGLKAVYAPGAKVYHHIPRERLTVAYFEKRFFYQGVCDSYTQIRKNKGLSNIKIPNYQIFDQFLPNVPAYDQYKQIIYKRIHNAYVDGFLFHQEAVQKSKTLLKWVLKEDYFDYRLPELNLQEQQQIQEVSDRIQKRSTHLQWPRTTAQDMFKDAFNLINSDDMVTALSKLDTMVHQYPNMPKVHLTRALCLSALDRPREAVRAAIAELTIQHDNKQAVDILLKNQQVLLEELKTAPQAAVRLVERILKSRLNRV encoded by the coding sequence ATGAATGCATCAATAATAATACCAACACGCAATCGTTCAAAGTGGCTAACTTCCGCAATTCAATCTTTCGCAGAACAAGACTTTCCATCCTCTCAATATGAAATCATTGTAGTGGATAACGGCTCAACAGACAACACAGGGGAGATAACAGAACGAGCTGCATTATTAAATAAAAACAATATCAGATATATATATGAGCCAGAACCAGGGCTCCTATCCGGCAGGCATCGAGGAATGTCGGAAGCAAAGGGAGAAATACTTGTCTTTGTCGATGATGATATTGAGGCGGTCAACGGGTGGTTATCGGCAATAATGGCGGAACTCAAAGATGAGTCAGTTCACATGGTTGGAGGTCCCAGTCTTCCCATGTATGAAGTTGACCCTCCCCAATGGGTCGAGAAATATTATTCATGGAAAGATGATCAATTAACATGCGGCTCACTGAGTCTACTAAATAAGGGAAAAGAAAGATTGGAAATAGATCCCGTATTTGTCTGGGGATTGAATTTTGCAATAAGAAAGAAAACGCTTTTTGATTTAGGGGGTTTTCATCCGGATAATATACCAAAATCCCTACAACACTTTCAGGGCGATGGAGAAACCGGGCTGGCCCTGAAAATGAAAGGAAAAGGACTCAAGGCGGTCTACGCCCCTGGCGCAAAAGTATATCACCACATTCCACGGGAAAGACTCACCGTAGCCTATTTTGAAAAACGATTCTTTTATCAGGGTGTTTGTGATTCATATACACAAATAAGAAAAAATAAAGGGCTGTCAAATATAAAAATCCCTAACTACCAGATATTCGATCAATTCTTACCAAACGTCCCTGCTTATGATCAATATAAACAAATTATCTATAAGCGGATTCATAATGCTTACGTTGATGGGTTTCTTTTCCATCAGGAGGCAGTACAAAAAAGTAAGACGCTTTTGAAATGGGTCTTGAAGGAAGACTATTTTGATTACCGACTCCCTGAGTTAAACCTACAAGAGCAACAACAAATTCAAGAGGTGAGTGATCGTATCCAAAAACGCTCCACACACCTACAATGGCCACGGACTACGGCTCAGGATATGTTCAAGGATGCCTTTAACCTTATTAATTCTGACGACATGGTTACCGCTCTATCTAAATTAGATACCATGGTACATCAATATCCAAACATGCCGAAAGTGCATCTAACCCGTGCTTTGTGTCTGTCTGCACTTGACCGCCCACGGGAAGCAGTACGTGCTGCCATTGCTGAATTAACTATTCAGCACGATAATAAACAGGCAGTAGATATATTATTGAAAAATCAACAGGTGTTATTAGAAGAACTGAAGACTGCACCCCAAGCGGCAGTTCGGCTTGTTGAACGTATACTAAAGTCCAGACTTAACCGGGTTTGA
- a CDS encoding IS4-like element ISCku3 family transposase → MMREDWDLLRTFFPNDWKSLAVDTNALKGLRKDKSEEKLLRTLLIHLGCGYSLRETVVRAKRANLADLSDVALLKRLKKSKEWLYKLCLSLFRERGLQINKRNNFHLRLFDATTVKEPGKTGSLWRIHYSIEVPSLSCDFFKLTGTEGEGTGESFRQFPMKKDDYIIADRGYCTGQGIHHATRKGAYLSVRVNSQSLRIFGEEKKPFPLLKEIQYLKRPLAIKSWNVFIPNVDNTEYVKGRLCIIHKTEEAIKIAHKKLKRHASKKGIELKPETLIYAKYVIVFTTFPENQFTAFDILEWYRVRWQIELVFKRFKQIAQFGHLPKYDDDSSKAWLYGKLFVALLTEKLIDFATSFSPWGYFIVKQED, encoded by the coding sequence ATGATGAGAGAAGATTGGGATCTTCTAAGAACTTTCTTCCCAAACGATTGGAAAAGTTTAGCCGTTGATACAAATGCTTTAAAAGGCTTGCGCAAGGATAAATCTGAAGAAAAGCTTCTTCGAACATTATTAATTCATTTAGGATGTGGCTATTCATTGCGTGAAACAGTAGTTCGAGCCAAGCGTGCTAACTTAGCAGATTTATCCGATGTTGCCTTATTAAAGCGATTAAAAAAGAGCAAAGAATGGCTATATAAATTATGTTTATCTTTATTCCGTGAGCGTGGCCTCCAAATTAATAAACGGAATAATTTTCATCTTCGCTTATTTGATGCAACAACAGTAAAGGAACCTGGGAAAACAGGAAGTCTTTGGCGCATTCATTATAGTATTGAGGTTCCTTCATTATCTTGCGATTTCTTTAAACTTACGGGAACTGAAGGAGAAGGCACAGGAGAATCTTTTCGGCAGTTTCCGATGAAAAAAGATGATTATATTATAGCTGACAGAGGTTACTGTACTGGCCAAGGAATTCATCATGCAACAAGGAAAGGCGCTTATCTTAGCGTTAGAGTTAATTCGCAATCTCTACGGATATTCGGCGAAGAAAAGAAACCCTTTCCTTTATTGAAAGAAATCCAATATTTAAAAAGACCCCTTGCTATAAAATCATGGAACGTTTTTATTCCAAACGTTGATAATACTGAATATGTCAAAGGTCGTCTTTGTATAATACACAAAACAGAAGAAGCCATTAAAATAGCTCATAAAAAACTTAAAAGACATGCAAGCAAAAAGGGCATTGAACTAAAACCGGAGACCCTTATTTATGCCAAGTACGTAATAGTATTCACAACGTTTCCTGAAAATCAATTTACCGCTTTTGATATCTTAGAATGGTATCGAGTTCGATGGCAAATTGAACTGGTCTTTAAAAGATTTAAACAAATAGCACAATTTGGACACTTACCTAAATACGATGATGATAGCTCAAAAGCTTGGCTTTATGGCAAACTATTCGTTGCTCTTTTGACAGAAAAACTAATAGATTTTGCTACGTCTTTTTCCCCCTGGGGATACTTCATTGTCAAGCAAGAAGACTAA
- a CDS encoding class I SAM-dependent methyltransferase yields MLNKKEIERLRDFYKLHEGESCWIIGNGPSINQTNLLTLKGSVTFAVNAFITHKNFERLLPTYYVATNPRLMRSDFLKDDLIPRLQKNDITCFLNCEAKPIIGHPYESLYYIETTESPLIVDAGYNLDITKRLHGTRVSVVIQAVIPIAVYMGFKQIFLVGCDNDYKDLSMEKAHFYGTAEHCPNLLKLNNTARELYPSYFIKKETTAIQNSLDGNEEFSIVYREVKKLGVKIYNCTKGGKLEVFPRLRFEDVVKKTTLNRIILHSSPLRKIDKCCAEQLLPAYHSIVISNIDKNFDYGEMPVYEQEILCKLIKNQNPKTIFEIGTFQGATTTHLAANSDAIVYTLDLPPKGHIDYHPPDMNDPELDVYPDQPGIKHFSSAYADRITQLYGDTRSFDYSSYYGQMDIVFVDGCHHYDFVLRDSLNAFKMIKPDGMIIWHDYADYAPGVMKALNVISERYSLTHIEGTSLVVYSGKWGEIDNKSEINTSISAYSETELFNMVQKMIDEKNFALARTTVSKSLEMFPASVNLLYAKAKINIETGHIDEAQITLLKIIEISPENLNALNGLASIEINKGNIEAAIEFLRDILILEPNNQAALALISDIKTKLLSLSHAKKENLY; encoded by the coding sequence TTGCTGAATAAAAAAGAAATAGAAAGATTAAGAGATTTTTATAAACTGCATGAAGGTGAATCTTGCTGGATTATTGGTAACGGTCCTTCCATCAATCAGACAAACCTTTTAACGTTAAAAGGTAGCGTTACTTTTGCGGTTAATGCTTTTATTACCCATAAAAACTTTGAGAGGCTTCTACCAACCTATTATGTAGCTACTAATCCACGATTGATGCGGTCTGATTTCCTCAAAGATGACCTAATTCCCAGGTTGCAGAAAAATGATATTACTTGTTTTTTAAACTGTGAAGCAAAACCAATAATCGGCCATCCTTATGAGAGTCTATACTATATTGAAACTACTGAGTCGCCGTTAATTGTTGATGCTGGCTATAATCTGGATATTACAAAACGTTTACATGGAACTCGGGTATCTGTTGTTATTCAGGCTGTGATTCCAATAGCCGTTTATATGGGATTTAAGCAAATTTTTTTAGTGGGTTGCGACAATGACTATAAAGATTTGAGTATGGAAAAAGCACATTTTTACGGAACTGCTGAACACTGCCCCAACCTTTTGAAATTAAACAACACAGCCAGAGAGTTATATCCAAGTTATTTTATAAAAAAGGAAACTACGGCCATACAGAATTCGCTCGATGGTAACGAAGAATTTTCCATTGTATATCGTGAAGTAAAAAAATTAGGCGTAAAAATATATAACTGTACAAAAGGTGGAAAACTTGAGGTATTTCCCAGACTCCGGTTTGAGGACGTCGTCAAAAAAACCACATTAAATCGCATAATTCTGCACTCATCCCCTCTGCGCAAGATTGATAAATGTTGTGCGGAACAACTGCTGCCGGCATACCATTCTATTGTAATATCAAATATTGACAAAAACTTCGATTACGGTGAAATGCCTGTGTATGAGCAGGAAATACTGTGCAAGTTAATAAAAAATCAAAATCCAAAAACAATTTTTGAAATCGGCACCTTTCAGGGAGCAACCACAACCCACCTTGCAGCAAATAGCGATGCAATTGTATATACGCTCGACCTGCCACCAAAGGGCCACATAGATTATCACCCTCCAGATATGAATGATCCTGAACTGGACGTTTATCCTGATCAACCAGGCATTAAACATTTCTCAAGCGCGTATGCAGACAGAATCACACAACTATATGGAGATACCCGCAGTTTCGATTATTCATCATATTACGGGCAGATGGATATTGTATTTGTTGATGGCTGTCATCATTACGACTTCGTACTAAGAGACAGTCTGAATGCTTTCAAAATGATTAAACCTGATGGGATGATTATCTGGCACGATTATGCTGATTACGCACCGGGTGTAATGAAGGCACTGAACGTTATCAGCGAGAGATACTCACTAACGCATATTGAAGGAACCAGTTTGGTTGTATATTCCGGAAAATGGGGAGAAATAGACAACAAATCTGAAATAAATACCTCAATATCAGCATACAGTGAAACAGAATTATTCAATATGGTTCAAAAAATGATCGATGAAAAAAACTTTGCGTTGGCTAGAACAACTGTCTCAAAGTCGCTTGAAATGTTTCCTGCTTCAGTTAACCTGCTTTATGCAAAAGCCAAAATAAACATTGAAACAGGCCACATTGATGAGGCGCAGATAACTCTATTAAAAATAATAGAAATTTCACCAGAAAATCTTAATGCCTTAAACGGTTTGGCTTCTATAGAAATAAACAAAGGAAATATAGAAGCTGCAATAGAATTCTTAAGAGACATATTGATTCTTGAACCGAATAATCAAGCAGCACTGGCGCTTATTTCCGATATTAAAACGAAGTTACTTAGTCTTTCACATGCTAAGAAGGAGAATTTATATTGA
- a CDS encoding DUF4365 domain-containing protein: MQYPERHSNHTLEQKSETFFMQHLPQDWIATTPKKDYGQDLNLEICEEGQYRSLDLIVQLKSSATSNILNNRERHQLKVSTYNYLWDNLRVVLIVKYIEDENEAYWTLLKDVEPPANPEQENFMIYFPRQNKLSEINWSDIINYVRQVTDKKLASTRAKNKQNHS; encoded by the coding sequence ATGCAATATCCTGAACGACATAGCAATCATACTTTAGAGCAGAAATCGGAGACCTTTTTTATGCAACATTTACCGCAGGATTGGATTGCAACGACACCCAAAAAGGACTACGGACAAGATTTGAATTTGGAAATATGTGAAGAAGGACAATATCGTAGCTTGGATTTGATAGTTCAATTAAAATCATCTGCGACAAGCAATATTCTAAATAATAGAGAAAGACATCAACTAAAGGTTTCAACTTACAATTATTTATGGGACAATCTTAGGGTTGTTCTCATTGTAAAATATATTGAAGATGAAAATGAAGCATATTGGACACTTTTAAAAGATGTTGAACCGCCAGCAAATCCTGAACAAGAAAATTTCATGATTTATTTCCCACGGCAAAATAAACTCTCTGAAATTAACTGGAGCGACATAATTAACTATGTAAGACAAGTTACAGACAAAAAATTAGCATCAACGAGAGCAAAGAATAAACAAAATCACAGCTAA
- a CDS encoding Rpn family recombination-promoting nuclease/putative transposase: MEIINPHDKFFKETFSIRENVIDFLSGTFPSKILKKLDLSTLTQDNNSYIDEEHKEHFSDIVYTCFCKDKELRITLLFEHKSYAVACPYLQLMKYLLKIWESNNKQAQRLMPVIPVILYHGKDTWKARRFRDYFEGIDEEFLRFIPEFEYLLTDLSSYSNEEIKDRVFRRASLQITMLLMRNIYNDKILGDKLKVFFEIGRQYFEEEGGVKFLESVIRYLYYASDIEEERVIDTLKEISEEGGKLSMTIAARLIEKGKITGRMEGRMEGREEGRAEGAIEGERKGRIEGLIEAIEIGLELKYGVNGLRLLERIRKIAVIEKLESIKEAVKISKNMEEIEKLL; this comes from the coding sequence ATGGAAATAATCAATCCACACGACAAATTCTTCAAAGAGACATTTTCCATCCGGGAAAATGTAATCGATTTCCTTAGTGGTACATTTCCCTCAAAAATCCTGAAAAAACTGGATTTGTCCACTTTAACACAGGATAATAACTCATATATCGACGAAGAACACAAAGAACATTTCTCAGACATTGTATACACCTGTTTCTGTAAAGACAAAGAACTCCGGATAACCCTTTTATTCGAGCACAAGAGTTATGCCGTAGCATGTCCGTATCTGCAGTTGATGAAATACCTTTTAAAGATATGGGAATCAAACAACAAGCAGGCGCAAAGACTCATGCCGGTAATTCCGGTGATATTATATCACGGCAAAGATACGTGGAAAGCAAGAAGGTTCAGAGACTATTTTGAAGGGATAGACGAGGAATTTTTAAGATTTATACCGGAATTTGAATATCTGCTGACAGACCTGAGTAGTTACAGCAATGAGGAAATAAAGGACAGGGTATTTAGAAGGGCATCCCTCCAAATAACCATGTTATTGATGAGGAACATATATAATGACAAAATTCTGGGAGACAAGCTAAAGGTATTCTTTGAAATAGGGAGGCAGTATTTTGAAGAGGAAGGAGGGGTAAAATTTCTGGAAAGTGTAATCAGGTATTTGTACTATGCATCGGATATAGAGGAAGAACGGGTAATAGACACCTTAAAAGAGATATCAGAGGAAGGAGGTAAATTAAGTATGACAATAGCGGCGAGATTAATAGAAAAGGGTAAAATAACCGGTAGGATGGAAGGTCGGATGGAAGGCAGGGAGGAAGGCAGAGCGGAAGGTGCGATAGAGGGCGAGAGGAAGGGAAGGATAGAGGGTCTAATAGAGGCGATAGAGATAGGTTTGGAGCTAAAGTATGGAGTTAACGGTTTAAGGCTTCTGGAGCGTATCAGGAAAATAGCCGTGATAGAGAAGCTGGAGTCAATAAAAGAGGCGGTAAAGATATCAAAGAATATGGAGGAAATTGAAAAATTGCTCTAA